Part of the Mytilus edulis chromosome 9, xbMytEdul2.2, whole genome shotgun sequence genome, tttttataagggtCATCAAATGTTTCAGTTCTTTTCAATCCTTGGCtctcaaatattttttgatgaGCGTTTATGATGAAGGTTTATCAAGAAATAGCTTATATTCATATTTAacgctttgtttttttttctgtaggagTATTTAGGAAGCCAACAATTAATTGGAACCTTGTGAAGTCCATTAGcagagttcagtatatttgttcTAGGAGCGTTTTCACAGACTATCTTATCTCTTGTACGTACGAACTTACTTAATATATTTGCGATGTCTTGATCGAAAACAAAGAACACTTGTACCGTTCACAACTGTATCGTTGTAACTGACGTTTTTACTGATTCTAAATGTCATGTGAACATTATCTTGGAGATAcacattaataaaattgagaatggaaatggggaatgtgtcaaagagacaacaacccgaccaaataaaaaacaacagcagagggtcaccaacaggtctccaatgcagcgagaaactcccgcacccggaggcgtccttcagctggcccctaaacaaatatatactagtccagtgataatgaacgccatactaatttccaaattgtacacaagaaactaaaattaaaataatacaagactaacaaaggccagaggctcctgacttgggacaaacgcaaaaatgcggcggggttaaacatgtttgtgagatctcaatcctccccctatacctctaaccaatgtagaaaagtaaacgcataacaatacgcacattaaaattcagttcaagagaagtccgagtctgatgtcagaagatgtaaccaaagaaaataaacaaaatgacaataatacataaataacaacagactactagcagttaactgacatgccagctccagacttcaattaaactgactgaaagattatgatttcatcatatgaacatcaggcacaatcctttccgttaggggtttaatatcataccatcataacatatatgagaagaacataacccgtgtcatgccaacaactgttttgagaatacatgtgtttagttccgatgcaaagaccttatcagtgactcaatattaacgccaaaatatgcaatctttaatgacttgacaacagtatcgtaattatatcccttcttaataagtctattcaaaggttttgtaagtttctgggggtgaatactgacacctttgtgctttataaataatatttccataaaaaattggatgtgaaatacctgaacgtattagaagtctgcatgttgagctatatttacgaatgatgtctttataccgatgataaaatttagtaaatgttttgactagtttgtgatatcgaaaaccctggtgtaataatttttcagtaatacataaatttctctcgttaaaatctaaaacattgttacatacacgagcgaatcgtacaagttgagatatataaacaccgtgagatggtgacaagggaacgtcaccatctaaaaacggataattaacgataggaaatgaaaaatcatcccttttatcataaatgttagtattcagctttccattagtgatatagatatcaagatcgagaaaagggcagtggtcattgttagtattagctttatttaaagtaagttcaacaggataaatttcattaatatacatactgaagtcgtcattattgagagccaaaatatcatccaaatatctaaaagtattattaaatttgtttattagatgttgtttcgatggatctttgcttatttttgtcataaattgtaactcataacaatacaaaaacaggtccgcaataagtggtgcacagttagtccccattggaattccgataatctgacgatatacggaatccccaaagcgaacaaaaatgttatctagtaaaaattcaagggcatatatagtatgcATATATAGTATAACTCTATTGAAGGAAGGAAAAAGATGCTTAAATTCTGCAATATTGCTAAGGAACTGTCTTATATAATGAGATTATGCATATATTTCTACTGACAAAATAATGGAATCTCAAAAGGTGGTCTGAAATTGATAAATCTAAGTTGTaccttaaatttcaaatataaacacacaattttctattattcaataaaaactgaaatgttatttatacatgtaaaatatatttcaacctatctaataaataaagatatatctttaaaaaaaaattaacttagaAAGTCATATTTCAATGACTCAATAAACTATAAAAACAGTCAATGTTTAATAGAACGTATTCCGACAAATCAACTATCTGTAATAAAGGTTGAGTCAAatgtgtttgtttgaaaatatagACAAACAATATAATTTTCTACTTAACAAGAAATACATTTTCCGTAGATGGATTTTCAACTTTAACATAAGACAGATATGCGCTCAGATAAGAAATCTATTAGAACAATGTGTCTCGCAACGGGTCTCTTAAGATTAACAGAAATAGGTAATTTACCCTAGTGTGCAGACACAACCGTTAAAAGGAATTTTTAAGTTTGACTAAGAATATGTTTTCAAAATTGATGTAGGCTCTAATGTAATTTGATCGCCGATGGAGAGTTATCCGATGGGCAatatatcacatctttttatttttatagttattaaCATAAAAAGTAGAATGGCATACGCAATACAATTGGATGCCCATTTGCATCACTCATTCTTAAACTATTTCATCCTATTTTCCATAATAGCATAACTTTAGAAATGTGATAAAGTGATATATATCTGGACAATGTACTTCTACTGCCATTGTCAACGAAAGGCTTTACatacaaaatggaaaaaaagaatAAGTTTTTCGCAAGGAAAGGTTGAAGCAAATTGAACGAAAATTATTTGGACAATAAACGTCAAATACTAAGTGGAACAGACAAAATGGAttctttcaatttatttaaaacatcgCCGTGtgtatcttgatttttttttaattaataataattgGGACCCAATAAAATGCAAATGTAATTAATGAACATTGACGAACTGGTGagatttcatatcaaataaatttccacatttatacaaaactatttttaaatatgtaatgGTTGCCTCTGCCATACCagtccaaattaaaaaaaagaaatgacaatTGTTTCCTGATACCTCACAGTAAAGGAAAATTGAATATGTTATACTTGCTTGAACGACTaacttttattgtaaaaaaatgtgtTCATAGACATCCTTGCTTTATCAAATCTTCAGAAATATTCTGCCAATGAGTTATTGTCTTCCCGTACTCTTATTCATCGATAGCAGTTTTGTATGCAGTGAACTTACCACGAGATATCTCATTAGTTACTATACAAAGAAAGTGCAAAAACACCTTGATGAGGAAAAAGGTAAACAAACGTGGAAGGTAGATagtgatttgatttgattttgatgtttttaacgccacttttaagcaccgcttttgagctatttcgtggcggccagtttttattggtggaggaagccggagcgCCATTGAGGAAAAAATCaccaaccttcgataggaaaactgacaatcctatcaattaagattggagtcgataGCACccgcggggttcgaactcacaacctcaccGTTGACTTGCTACAGTAGTAACGACTTAGAGCACTTAGCCACCGAGACCTCCAGGTAGATAGtgaaaaatgattctaaaagaaaaattttaatacaataaattatttaacaaccattcaatatttaaagttaaattaacaaaaagaaacacatggaaaatatatataaaaaataaacattgatctATTGCATGTCTATCATCTCACTTATTATTTAAGTGCTCTATGATTCTGAAAATTCATTAGCCGGCACAGTTTTTATACAATGAATTTCTTGTCATTGAATTATGTTATGGATCCATAATGAATGTACAAATATCGTGCATTAAGAACGGGGTTTACAATATAAATGAAATCATTTTGTTTCAAGGATTTTCGTGACAatataattttaagaaatttgttttatttcaatttgaagaTGATAGGATGTATTTCTGTTTTACCAAGTACGTActatgttttataatattcataCTTGTATTTGATAGTATGCAAATAACACGTTTTTCCAACTATTAATAAAATAGACAATATGGATTTAATATAACCTTCGACGTTTGGCGTTTAAACAAATTAGCACGtgatcccaaataaaaaaatcagtagGGAATATACTAGCAATACTAGACATATGAGCAGAACAATGtataaaattagaagatgtggtataacttctaataaataaaggcaacagtagtataccgctgttcaaaactcataaatccatggacaaaaaacaaaatcgggataacaaactaaaaccgagggaaacgcattaaatataagaggagaacaacgacataacactaaaatgtaacacacatagacaaaatcccacgagaataatatatataacatcaaaaccaaatacatgagtttgggatagacaagtaccgtgacacgtcttatcgcaatgtgaatttacactcaaaaataagagaaaacaaacgacacaacgttataatggaatacacacagaaacgaactataatataacaatgaccatattcctgacttggtacagggcatttttaaaggaaaaaatggtgggttgaacctggttttgtggcatgccaaacctcgcacttttatggccatgtgaaatataacatcaaaatgacaacacaggactacaatataaataaattggagaacacaattaacaaagaatcacacgaacaacagccaacaaaaggcaacaagttcaaaattttaatacgccagaagtgtattttgttcacacaagacctatgtgtgacgcacagatacaaaagtttgaaagccgaaacgagtacaaagttgaacagcatcgaggaccaaaagatcaaaaaggttgtgccaaaaacggcaagggttttctgttaagttaccagaaaatccctataatttagagtaatttatacttttgctaacagtaaatttaataaaatgaatatacaaaaagtgtacatgataaagctgaagtattaactaattacaggaaacaactgaaatacatttacataaccagacatttgaaacacaaaagtagacacatccgaatacgttaaaacctctacgccaagtgacgtcctatttgaaactgaaaaatgacgaaaaaatgacgtcatttgaattagtaaaacagagcatcaaaaaatgaaaaatgaaaaaataagatatttatccTCAGAGACAAATGGCGAAGattaaaaacatctttaaaaggTCACCGTATAACTGTCAACAATGAGTACAACCGATATTGTATAGCTATATATACAAGGCCCAGCATGAAGCAATGTTAAACAACTAAATcgagaaaacaaacattttgatttatgtaaacaaaaatatgaaaaacaagcACGAGATTCAACAACAAACTACAACAACTGAAATACAGTCTGCCAATTATTTTTCGTTATTTTGTGAGtaacacaatttatcaaaaatatctcGATCGAAAATTACATCTGTAGTAACAAAACGGAACCATAACCACTCATTACAGAGTAACAAGCAAAAGCAGAATGGTGTTGTTCTGTGTGGTGTAATAACTGTTTATGTTAAAAACAATATCCACATTCAAGTGTCTTATACTTGATATCAACTGTTCAAAAACAATGTATGCACCAAGGTTAACAATTTTACAGAGCAGAATACTTTCAATTTTATAACTCAATTGGctacaataaaaaacaaatgtatgtcTCCAACAACAAAACTCGAATGAAGAGGAGATAAAAAGCTGCAACTTTGAtactttaaatcttttaaaatattgacGCGGTACCTCatacaaaaaaagaaagactACAGCTTTCTATTTCCACATCGGTATAGACCACTATATTTATTTCAATCATACAAGGATAaaccaaataaatatatgtttaatatcaCTTATAGCATATcgtttaaaaatatcatttagcgatttgataaataatttaattaaatatcGCCAAGTGCTGCTAAAacattcatatgttttttttcgtTCAGCTTGACACTGTTTTCAGATTTTGTAATTTACGATTCAGTTAAAATATATCTGGCAGATACGGAATAGTTAATTTTAAGTCTTTTTGGCACAAGTCTGAATGAAAAATTCCGTTTACTGACAATATCATAGTAATACCCTTTCACAACATTAGCGCCTCTAGGAAAGGAAATAGCATTTTAATTTACGTGTGCCCTATATTCACGTAGACCTCTCGTTGCTGGAAATGatattagttacatggtgtgttagtgacATAATACGagatatatggggtcagtaaattccatatggtgTGAGAGCGAagcgtattaggtcactagcacaccgtgAAACGAATTTATCTTATTGACTACCTACAATTGAGGTATTTTTACTAGCGGCAAAGTGTTCAAGTCTTCAATATTGCCTGTTTAGTATTAAGATCCTATATACTTCCGTTTGTCTATACGAAAAAAATGCGTACTGTAACAACTTTTTAgctttaaatttattatatgaaTGTATTTCAATCGTGTAAAACATGTATTAATTTCTTagtctgttgaatcctttcagattttttgtttgtttttgtttcaaaagggaagtaactccgttTTGATAACAGTAACAGCTTGTAAGCTTTAATTAAGTTTTATAAACTTATTTCAACATTTCATCGACATTTTGTCAACACCGTGTTTTTTTTAAAGGGTTGTGGCATCTACTTTGTTTTGAAAGGATGGTAactccttactaaccccatatggtTGTTAACCCTATATGGTAATTAACCATGTGACACCCTTTATCAAACACACATAGTCACCACGTGTAGTCCATTAACCAATCATATCCCCATAAATCTATTAGGGGTAAGATAAAGTTCGATATAGCTTTGTTGTATGAATTCCCAGGTGAATGATcaaaacatgttataaaaaatggtACATGGAATACTTCAATAAAACAGCAACACTACAACTAAAAAATTTAGATAAATCATTAAGAAATCAACAAACGGATTTTTAACAATGATTGacaaatgaatatacaataatcaaatttttttaatttaagtttgaatGTTTCTTTGGTATCTGtcgcctctggtttttttttctttctatttcataataTGTATATACAGACGACAAAAAGTCATCTTTAAACAAGAGCAATTTTAAGAAACACACACCCACAAAAAAAGGACATGGCATTGAGAAAAGTTAGCATATACTTAAATCCATGTTTTCGTGGCCTCTTATAACAACACGACTTTGAATTGaattattgtttatttcttaTCTCATTTGTAGATAATCGATGCCTAATTTTTATAACACAGTCCCACATGGTGTGCATTCCATTGTCATTTTCTTGTGTTTATCTTACAGCTGCAttccttatttgttttattttcataaaacaacGACAATGCTATTTCTGCCACTGCAATTACCCAATAACAGCAGCAACAGTTTCTATCATTATAGGATACAGTTTTTCTGCGTTTTTTGAGATTGATTGTGACTAAAGcaagtatataatatatatatataaggataaATTAAAACTCTTCGATCGATTTATTTATTAGTGGGTGTTTTCTTTGGAAATTACGGaataaatgttttcattttatttcaaagcAGGGTCAGAAGAGGAAGTGTTAATATGTAGTCTACGGAGGTGTTAATTTCTACATCAGAAACGATATGAAGATGGACTTTTCCTGCCAGACGAACAAAACTACACGGAAAAGAACATACTCTAACTAAATGAAGTTCCCACTGTAAACTGATGCAGGCAAGAATTTCTTTGATGAATAGAAATATATCGCGCTTACTGAACCAAACCAGAAACATGACATACAACACATCCGACCTCGAAGGAACAATAATAACGTACGAACCGTATACCTTGCCTCATTCGTTCATTGTGACGCTTCTATGCTTGTACGGTTTTATGATTTTTGTGAGCATTGGAGGGAATTTTGTGGTATGCTATACAATATTTACTGTTCAGAGACTTCGAACTGTAACAAATTTTTTCTTGGCTAGTTTATCATTCAGCGATATTTTAATGACTGTTGTTTGTATACCTTTTACCGTTATGAgcaatattatttttcattattggCCTTTCGGAAATGTGATGTGTCCGTTAGTGCAATATCTTCAACTTGTTGCCGTTGTACAAAGGTCATTGACCATGGTGGCAGTTGCATGTGACCGTCACATTGTTATTTCAAAACCTCTAAAGAAAAGAATTTCTAAACCTAAAGCCAGagttatgatttttgttttctggaTGTCTTCGATGATTATTGCTTTACCTACTGCAATACATTCGAAAATCGTATACTTACAATTTGAACCAGGTTCGAACGGACTGTGTATGGAAATGTGGGAGAGTCATCGGTCAAGATACATTTATAGTTTATTCATCATGTTACTACAGTACTTTGTTCCCTTATTCATCTTAATGTGTACTTACACTCATATAGGCTATATGATTTGGATAAAGCAACCGCCCGGCGAGGCTGATAGCACAAGGGATATGCGGATAGCTTCTTCTAAAAGAAAGGTAAgatattttgaattttcaaattttatttttcataatgtgTTGAATTTGACTTGTTTCTCTTTCAAAGGAGTAAGTCAGGTAAGGGCCGATTTTTTGCCTCAGATTTCAGATTTCAGATTCGTCTGATGTAAGGTTTTTGGtaactttttaaacacttaagtgtataCTCTAGTAGTTTGTTGATGTGAAATATTTGAACTGATGTAGTAGTTAAAGACGCTCAAGTCAAGCTTTAATATTAAATATCTATCAAATATGGCATAAAATGTCcctttttagatggtttttgtcaaaaattaaagtggccgcatccgtgttcatcctcaacctttatatatgttatgtattatcatcatatacaacttacattaaaatataaagaatgaacacaaatgcggccacttccatttaagacgAAAACTGTCTAATCATTAACTCAAATGcaaaaattttgaagatttcagtaatttagcatgatttaTTTATGCTAGTACTCGAGTCATGTGCATTGTACTGGAAAAAAACCAACCcctatttatgtagcagaagtatttTACTTTCATATAAATAGCTAAAAATTTACATTTGATCAATTTTGTTAAACTGCAACATTTTGGGGCTAAAAAGgagtcttactggacctactcctttaaagaaTTGCTTTATAATAGCAATTATTTCAAAGTTGTCATGTCACATACAATCACTAATATGTTTCCCCtttcttttgaaagaaaaaaaacaaccaaagaaGTGTTTATGTTCTCCTTGATTATTTCCCTGATGACATGGACAACAGTAGTTTACAGATGTTACAATCTCATAAATCGTCAAATCAAGGTCACGACAAACAAAAACACCCGCGAGAATCACTTGAAATCCAAAAAGGAGCTTGACCGGAGGCGTCGAGAGGGTATCATAAAGTtaccaatataaagaaaaacGAATCGATATTTAACTTTCGCCAAGTTTACATTACATCTTTAAAGATTtttcaactttgaaaaaaaaattaattaaatctcCATCAAAATCGCATGCAGATcctgtttttttaatgtttacaaaTTGATGgatatcaaatattcaaatataggcaataacatatttgtttgccttttttgtaCAGTACCCATTTGATGTATATGCTTACAAGTTTTCACATGTAATCCCTTTGCTTTTTATTATACAAgagttaaaacattaaaaaaaaaaacagaatttgtTTGATTCTACTGTCATTTCTTTTTTGCAAAGTGTATCGTTCTGCCTTtgtttactcaaaactcctgtcctagctcccccataaaaatcaaatgatagctcccTCAGACGAGTATGTTTTTTATTAGAGTTCTAAGATGACTACAAAAATATCCCTTTGAGCTAAAACAAACATAAATGACTGAAACTTAATTGACATAGAATTGGAATCTGAACATGATTTGTCGTTAAATTACATGTCAATGTATTTAAGCTTTCAATTTAATTCGACTTGATTGAAAGACGATATTCCCAGACACAGGTTAATTCTACAGATACATAATTATAAATGAAACGTTTTTTACTAATCACAATTGTTTCCGATATAGGTTAGATATATTTTTTCCTAAAGCGTGAAAAACATACTTGTTATCCTTATATGTTTTCTCCAAGCTTATTTTTGCATGTGTGGTCTTCATAATCCAT contains:
- the LOC139490359 gene encoding RYamide receptor-like is translated as MQARISLMNRNISRLLNQTRNMTYNTSDLEGTIITYEPYTLPHSFIVTLLCLYGFMIFVSIGGNFVVCYTIFTVQRLRTVTNFFLASLSFSDILMTVVCIPFTVMSNIIFHYWPFGNVMCPLVQYLQLVAVVQRSLTMVAVACDRHIVISKPLKKRISKPKARVMIFVFWMSSMIIALPTAIHSKIVYLQFEPGSNGLCMEMWESHRSRYIYSLFIMLLQYFVPLFILMCTYTHIGYMIWIKQPPGEADSTRDMRIASSKRKTLKMLFAVVITYALTWLPLHVLTISGDVNPELYNHMYAHILWLIFHFVAFSNCGSNPVIYFYMNKTFRSGFNVLFDKMFCVNRYSQSVRRFTMSKPSTGAQRSFNGSFTFHRRSRKLQKPTGSCQGSTELKTL